The Actinomycetota bacterium genome contains a region encoding:
- a CDS encoding MFS transporter, whose amino-acid sequence MTSAADGPDSPPRGTFILLALVTGAIVANINLAVANVALPTIGAALDASQDQLDAIAVAFALGLASTVLYLGAIGDRNGRKMLFVLGAVLTVPTAFMSAWAPSADFLVFARLCSGFAAALLFPTTLSLISSLFKSKARVRAIALWSGLGAGFAAVGPLIGGWLLEYFWWGSVFLISVPLAVFALIVGVIVIPNHIARDTGPVDHLGGVLSVVGVGGLVVLIQTFHQGIDTQWLTILAVTSAAFVGFFLRQSRAPRPLVSLPLAKQRTFWVAFVGGSIAFGSLIGAMFIGQQFTQNVLGYDTLSAAAVVLPSAVCSALFGQLAGQLIIKRGSRSPLSLGLVSIAIAFTLMLFTWTEGTSIGWVLAAYAFVGTGVGLSATPASRALMSSVPQSHAGMGSAFLDLTRDLGGAVLQAVLGGILAASYAKQMLADIQALPADQAAQVTDDIADQLTSSFAGAANVASQYSSPLSEEIINAASSAFTEGKSAAITVALVLTILGFALVRLRFPNKSIEDEYYAKVALEA is encoded by the coding sequence ATGACTTCCGCCGCGGACGGGCCCGACAGCCCGCCGCGCGGGACATTCATCCTGCTTGCGCTCGTCACGGGCGCCATCGTTGCGAACATCAACCTTGCGGTTGCCAATGTCGCCTTGCCGACGATCGGCGCTGCTCTGGACGCGAGTCAAGATCAGCTCGACGCAATCGCCGTTGCCTTTGCGCTCGGCCTGGCATCGACAGTGCTGTATCTGGGTGCCATCGGTGACCGCAATGGACGCAAGATGCTCTTTGTTCTGGGTGCAGTGCTCACTGTGCCGACAGCCTTCATGTCGGCGTGGGCGCCGAGCGCGGACTTCCTGGTGTTTGCGCGACTGTGCTCAGGCTTCGCCGCCGCGCTGTTGTTTCCGACCACGCTCTCGCTGATCTCATCGCTGTTCAAGAGCAAGGCACGAGTGCGGGCAATTGCCCTTTGGTCGGGCCTGGGCGCGGGCTTTGCGGCAGTGGGCCCGCTGATCGGCGGCTGGCTGCTGGAGTACTTCTGGTGGGGATCGGTGTTCCTGATCTCCGTGCCACTGGCCGTGTTCGCACTCATCGTGGGCGTGATCGTGATCCCCAATCACATTGCTCGCGACACCGGTCCGGTCGATCACCTCGGTGGAGTGCTTTCTGTTGTTGGGGTCGGTGGACTCGTGGTGCTGATCCAAACCTTCCACCAAGGCATCGACACGCAATGGCTGACAATTCTCGCGGTCACTTCCGCGGCCTTCGTCGGATTCTTTCTGCGACAAAGCAGAGCACCTCGGCCGCTGGTCTCGTTGCCACTGGCCAAGCAGCGCACCTTCTGGGTCGCCTTCGTCGGTGGCTCGATTGCATTCGGCTCGCTCATCGGGGCAATGTTCATCGGACAGCAGTTCACGCAGAATGTCCTGGGCTACGACACTCTCTCGGCCGCTGCTGTCGTGCTGCCGTCGGCAGTCTGCTCGGCGCTGTTTGGCCAGTTGGCCGGGCAACTGATCATCAAACGTGGTTCGCGATCGCCACTGAGCCTTGGCCTGGTCTCGATTGCCATCGCCTTCACCCTCATGCTGTTCACCTGGACGGAAGGCACCTCGATCGGCTGGGTGCTGGCGGCCTACGCCTTTGTCGGGACCGGCGTTGGGCTCTCGGCAACTCCTGCCTCGCGTGCACTGATGTCATCGGTGCCACAGAGTCATGCCGGTATGGGTTCGGCATTTCTTGACCTCACCCGCGATCTTGGCGGGGCTGTGCTGCAGGCAGTGCTCGGCGGAATTCTTGCTGCTTCCTACGCCAAGCAGATGCTGGCTGACATTCAGGCACTGCCGGCCGACCAGGCCGCTCAGGTCACCGATGACATCGCCGATCAGTTGACCTCATCATTCGCTGGCGCAGCAAACGTGGCGAGCCAGTACTCATCACCGTTGAGTGAGGAGATCATCAATGCTGCGTCAAGCGCATTCACCGAAGGCAAGTCAGCAGCAATCACTGTCGCACTCGTACTCACCATTCTTGGCTTTGCCCTTGTGCGTCTGCGCTTCCCAAACAAGAGCATTGAAGATGAGTACTACGCCAAGGTTGCCTTGGAGGCGTAG
- a CDS encoding MMPL family transporter, with the protein MPGLSTWAVRRPVIALISWFIVLIGVVGLGATVGGKLNDSFSLPETESTTAQALLESALGKRGAQEAGANIIWSPQSGSAVDPAVLAKINPVLKKISELKSVDCVTVIGAASYGPECAVVQAMPSAAELAQLSDEQKAALTALAGASAPVSKDGTVAYSSINFAGENGQDLTAADAKIILDEVKALNSDALTVAASGQTLEFAGAAPPSSELFGILAAIIILLIAFGSLIAAGLPIIAAIFGLAMGQLGVLIAANFLDVATFAPTLAAMIGLGVGIDYSLFVINRYRQALLAGHAPKKAAQESVETAGRAVLFAAGTVVIALLGLFVLRINFFNGLAVASAVTVLAVMLSALWMLPALLSLLGNKALGVRLPWGKKPELGVTHPEGKMWAKYGRLLQKKPLIPAALSLGLVIVLAIPMLSLRLGFSDDSGKPTTSTQRIAYDLKAEGFGPGSNGPFIVAVKLPKANDVEAFAAAVKGLESAEGVAATLPSTAMLPAVLASPDAFGPDGTIGTIVVTPTTAPQDEATTELLDRLRTEVNPAITEASGALLYVGGTQAITSDFTSVLTDALPLFLLLVVGLGFLALMLLFHSIVVPLTAAITSLLSFAAAMGITVAIFQWGWLADLVGLSGTGPIMPFLPIMVFAILFGLSMDYQVFLVSRMQEEWNSKRDNAAAIRRGLAGSGRVVVIAAAIMSIVFGSFIFDSNSMIKLFGVSLSTAVLIDAFLIRLIFIPSFMTIIGKSNWWLPGWLDKALPKVHIESSDDQIVDDEEPLVASSS; encoded by the coding sequence CGGTGTGGTTGGCCTAGGTGCCACCGTCGGCGGCAAGCTCAATGACTCCTTCTCACTGCCTGAAACAGAGTCCACCACTGCCCAAGCCCTGCTGGAGTCGGCGCTGGGCAAGCGCGGCGCTCAAGAAGCTGGCGCCAACATCATCTGGTCCCCGCAGTCCGGCTCGGCAGTTGACCCTGCGGTCCTGGCCAAGATCAACCCAGTGCTGAAGAAGATCTCAGAGCTGAAGTCAGTTGACTGTGTCACGGTGATCGGAGCCGCCAGTTACGGCCCTGAGTGCGCTGTAGTGCAAGCGATGCCAAGCGCAGCCGAGCTGGCCCAGCTCAGCGATGAGCAGAAGGCAGCATTGACAGCTCTTGCCGGCGCGTCAGCCCCAGTCAGCAAGGACGGCACTGTCGCCTACTCCAGCATCAACTTCGCTGGTGAGAACGGCCAGGACCTCACCGCCGCTGACGCCAAGATCATCTTGGACGAGGTCAAAGCCCTCAACTCCGACGCACTCACCGTTGCTGCCTCAGGTCAGACCCTTGAGTTTGCTGGCGCAGCACCACCAAGCAGCGAGCTTTTCGGCATCCTGGCGGCGATCATCATCTTGTTGATTGCATTCGGATCCCTGATCGCAGCCGGGCTGCCAATCATTGCTGCCATCTTCGGTTTGGCCATGGGTCAGCTCGGTGTGCTCATAGCGGCCAATTTCCTGGACGTCGCCACCTTCGCTCCGACTTTGGCAGCGATGATCGGTCTTGGCGTGGGCATTGACTACTCACTGTTTGTCATCAACCGATATCGACAGGCATTGCTTGCCGGCCACGCTCCCAAGAAAGCGGCCCAAGAGTCCGTTGAGACGGCCGGCCGTGCAGTGCTCTTCGCTGCGGGCACGGTGGTCATCGCGCTGCTTGGCCTATTCGTCCTGCGCATCAACTTCTTCAACGGACTCGCGGTTGCCTCGGCCGTCACCGTGCTGGCGGTGATGCTGTCGGCGCTGTGGATGCTTCCTGCACTCCTCAGCCTGCTTGGCAACAAGGCCTTGGGTGTTCGTCTGCCTTGGGGTAAGAAGCCTGAACTTGGCGTGACGCACCCTGAAGGCAAGATGTGGGCCAAGTATGGCCGCCTGCTGCAGAAGAAGCCACTGATCCCTGCCGCCTTGTCCTTGGGTCTGGTGATCGTGCTGGCGATTCCGATGCTCAGTTTGCGTCTTGGCTTCTCCGATGATTCGGGCAAGCCCACAACATCAACCCAGCGCATCGCCTACGACCTGAAGGCTGAAGGCTTCGGCCCCGGTTCCAATGGCCCATTCATCGTTGCCGTGAAGTTGCCAAAGGCCAACGATGTCGAAGCCTTCGCAGCAGCGGTGAAGGGCCTTGAATCCGCAGAAGGCGTTGCAGCAACCTTGCCGAGCACCGCGATGCTGCCGGCAGTTCTGGCTTCACCAGATGCCTTTGGTCCTGATGGCACCATCGGCACGATCGTGGTGACTCCGACGACCGCTCCTCAGGATGAGGCGACCACCGAGTTGCTTGATCGACTGCGAACTGAAGTCAATCCAGCGATCACTGAGGCCAGCGGAGCTCTGCTCTATGTCGGCGGTACTCAGGCCATCACCAGCGACTTCACCTCGGTGCTCACCGATGCGCTGCCGCTATTCCTCCTGCTCGTCGTTGGCCTTGGCTTCCTGGCCTTGATGCTGCTCTTCCACTCAATCGTGGTGCCGCTGACGGCAGCCATCACCAGTCTGCTCAGTTTCGCCGCAGCCATGGGCATCACTGTTGCGATCTTCCAGTGGGGTTGGCTTGCCGATCTTGTCGGGCTATCTGGCACTGGTCCGATCATGCCCTTCCTGCCGATCATGGTCTTCGCGATTCTGTTCGGACTCTCGATGGACTACCAGGTCTTCCTGGTATCGCGCATGCAGGAAGAGTGGAACAGCAAGAGAGACAACGCAGCAGCGATTCGCCGTGGACTGGCCGGTTCAGGTCGAGTCGTGGTGATTGCGGCTGCGATCATGTCGATTGTGTTCGGATCCTTCATCTTCGATAGCAATTCGATGATCAAGCTCTTCGGTGTCTCGCTCTCAACAGCGGTGCTCATCGATGCCTTCCTCATTCGATTGATCTTCATCCCGTCGTTCATGACCATCATCGGCAAGTCGAATTGGTGGTTGCCGGGCTGGCTGGACAAGGCGCTGCCGAAGGTGCACATCGAGTCAAGCGACGATCAGATCGTCGATGATGAAGAGCCGCTAGTAGCCTCCAGCTCATGA